The nucleotide sequence ACGCGACGCCGACGTCGCCGGTGCGCAGCAGCGCCTGCCCCTCGACCAGCAGGCGCAGCAGGTCGGCCGCGGCGGCCGCCTGCTCGACGTCGGGCCCGTCGTCGCCGGCCAGCCGGGTGAAGCCGGCCAGCACGTGGTCGGCGTAGGCGGCGGAGATGGTCTGCGACAGGAAGGCCGGGCGCAGGTCCAGCAGCTCCTGCCCGACCGCGCCGACCCACACCCGGCGCGGCGACCACAGCAGCTCCAGGCAGACCGGGTCGGCGTCGAGGGCCAGCCGGCAGAACCGCTCGACCTCCCACGACAGCCACGACGGACCCGGCCCGGCGACCTGCTCAGGCGGCTTGCGCAGTGACCAGAACGCCGCCGTGGGCGCCTGGTAGACGGCGCGCACCGTCAGCTCGGCGCCCGGGTCGGCGAGCGGTTCGCCGACGGCGGCGGCGTACAGCGTGCGCGCGACGACCAGGTCGTCCGGCGCCGCGGCGCGGACCGGCTCGGGCAGCTCGGACGGCGGGTCGGCGAGCGTGCTCAGCTGGTCGGGACCCGCCTCGACCACCTGACCGTCGGCCAGGGCGATGGTGTACGTGCCGTCGGCCTCGCGGACGACGCGACCGGCGAGGCCGCGGCCGGTCCCCGGGACGGCGGCATCGGCCGGCGTGCCGTGGACGACGACCTGCATGCCGACCGGGACTCGCGCAGGGGCGCTCAGGCGAGACATGCTGACCATTCTCGCCCGCCACCTGTGCGCCCGTCCGACGATCCATCGGGTTTCAACCGTTTGGACCGGAACCTTTGCATCGGCAGGTATCAGAACCGCCGGTAGGTTGAGGGCATGAGCGAGCAGCAGTGGACCGCGGTCGACCAGTATCTCGTCGAGCACCTGCTCGCCCCCGACCCCGTGCTCGACGACGCGCTGGGCGCCAGCGACGCGGCCGGGCTGCCGGCCATCAACGTCGCACCCAACCAGGGCAAGTTCCTGCACTTGCTGACGCAGATCGCGGGGGCCCGGCGGGTGCTCGAGATCGGCACGCTGGGCGGCTACAGCAGCATCTGGCTGGCCCGGGCGCTGCCCGCCGACGGCCGGCTGATCACGCTCGAGGCCGACCCGCCCACGCCGAGGTCGCCACGGCCAACCTCGCCCGGGCCGGGCTGAGCGACCGCGTCGACGTGCGGGTCGGCAAGGCGCTGGACACCCTCCCGCAGCTGCAGGCCGAGGGCGCCGGGCCGTTCGACCTCGTCTTCATCGACGCCGACAAGCAGAGCAACGCCGACTACGTGGGCTGGGCGCTGCGGCTGGCGCGACGCGGCACCGTCATCGTCGTCGACAATGCCGTGCGCGCGGGCCGGGTGGTCGACGCCGATACGGGCGACGCGGCCGTCGACGGCACCCGCCGGCTGTACGAGTACGTCGCCGCCGAGCCACGGCTCACCGCGACCGCCGTCCAGACCGTCGGCACCAAGGGCTACGACGGCTTCCTGCTCGCCGTCGTGACCGCCGACGTCTGAGGGCGGCGCGGGGCGCTACGCGGACCGGAGGAACCGCTCGCCCATCTCGCGCAGATAGTCGCTCAGCTCGGCCGGCTCGACGACGTCGAACTCGGCACCGATGGCGCCCAGCGCCAGCGCCGGCCAGTCCAGCGAGTCGACGTTCATGGTGAGCCGGCAGGAGCCGTCGTCGATGGCCTCGACCGTCCCCCAGCCCCACATCTGCGCGTTCACGTCGCCGACCGGCGCCCGCACGTCGACGACCACGTGGTAGCGGTTCGGGATGGCGGCCAGGCGCTCGTGCACGAACGTCGCGGCGTCGCCGGCCGGCAGCTCCCGCGGCCGGAACCGGGCACCGGTCGCGACCGGCTCGGTCAGCCGGTCGACCCGGAACGTGCGCCAGTCGTGCCGCTCGACGTCCCAGGCGACGAGGTACCAGCGGCGCCCGCGCGACACCAGCCGGTACGGCTCGACCAGCCGGCCGGTCGCCGTGCCGTCGCGTGAGGTGTAGCGGAACCGCAGCCGCTCGTCGTCGCGGCAGGCCTGGGCGATGACCGTCAGGGCGTCGGAGTCGACTCGCGGGCCGTAGCCGGGGATCGTCGGGACGGTGTACGTGTGCAGCGCGTCGACCCGGCGGCGCAGCCGCGGCGGCAGCACCTGCACCACCTTCGTCAGCGCCCGAACCGACGTCTCCTCGATGCCGCCGACGCCACCGCCGGCGGCCGTGCGCAGGCTGACCGCGATGGCCACCGCCTCCTCGTCGTCGAGCAGCAACGGCGGCAGCGCGGCGCCGGCCTGCAGCTGGTAGCCGCCGGCGACGCCGCGGTTCGCGTCGACCGGATAGCCGAGCTCGCGCAGCCGGTCGACGTCGCGGCGCAGCGTGCGCGGACTGACGCCGAGCCGGTCGGCCAGTTCCTCCCCCGGCCAGTACCGATGCGTCTGCAGCAGGGACAGCAGCCGGAGCATCCGAGCACTCGTGTTCGCCATGAATCCAGAGTCCTCGCTATTGAGGTCAGAAAGTGGCCTGAATGCACTTTAGCGTAGTCCACATGACCACCACGATGATCCAGACCAAGGGTCTGACCAGGCACTTCACCGTCAAGAAGGATACGGTCGAAGCCGTACGCGGGCTCGACCTGCGGGTCGCGGAGGGCGAGCTGGTCGCCCTGCTCGGGCCGAACGGCGCCGGGAAGTCGACGACGTTGCGCATGCTGACGACGCTGATCCCGCCGACCTCCGGCACCGCGACCGTCGCCGGCTACGACGTCGTCGCGCAGCAGCGCGAGGTGCGCCGGGTCATCGGCTACATCGGCCAGGGCAACGGCGCGGCGCACGCCCAGCGCGGCCGCGACGAGCTGGTCAGCCAGGGCCGGGCGTACGGCATGAGCGTGCGCGACGCGAAGGAGCGGGCGGCCGAGCTGATCGCATCGCTGGACCTCGCTGCCGTCGCGGACCGGCCGGTGTCGTCGCTGTCGGGCGGGCAGAAGCGGCGGCTGGACATCGCGATGGGCCTCATCCACGCGCCGCGGCTGCTGTTCCTCGACGAGCCGTCCACCGGGCTGGACCCGCAGAACCGGGCCAACCTGCAGGAGCACATCCTAAAGCTGCGCGCCGAGCACGGCACGACGATCGTGCTGACGACGCACTACCTCGACGAGGCCGACGCGATGGCCGAGCGGGTCATCGTCATCGACCACGGCACCGTCATCGCCGACGACAGCCCGGCCCGGCTCAAGGCCGACCACTCGGGCGACCTGATCACGCTCGGCTTCGGGTCCGTCTCGGACGCGGTGCGGGCGGCCGCGCGTCTGGACGCACTCGAGGGCGCGGCCGTGACCGCGAGCGGCGCGACGGTCGAGGTGCGGGCCGAGGGCGGGCCGCGGCTCGTCCCGGGCATCATCCGCGACCTCGACGCCACCGGCATCGCCGTCGAGTCCACCGCCGTCAACCGGCCCACTCTCGACGACGTGTTCCTCAACCTCACCGGTCGCAGCCTCCGCGAGGGTGGCACCGCGACCGACACCGTCTCCGCCGAGGAGGTCGCAGCATGAGCAGCACGACCGTGATAACCGACACCGTCACCGTCTTCAGCCGCGAGCTGCGGCCCGTCCTGCGCGACCCGTTCTCGGTCGTGTTCAGCATGATCCAGCCGCTGGTGTTCCTCGGGCTGTTCGCGCCGCTGCTCCCCGAGGTCGAGGGCGGCTCCGCGCTGCAGTGGTTCGTGCCCGGCATCGTGGTGATGTCGTGCCTGTTCAGCACCTCGTTCACCGGGTCGAACCTGCTGTTCGAGATCCAGACCGGCGCGCACGAGCGCATGCTGGTCACGCCGCTTCGGCGGCCGGCGCTGATCGTCGGCCGGGCCCTGAAGGAGATCGTCCCGATGATCGTGCAGACGGCGATCATCGTCGCGGTCTGCACCCCGTTCGGCTTCGACCTGCACCTCGGCGGCGTCGTGGTCGGCGTGCTGATCCTGTCGGTCATGGCGGTGGGACTGGGCGCGCTGTCGTACACGCTGGCGCTGGCGTCGAAGAACACCGAGTGGCTGTTCTGGACTGTGCAGCAGACGGTGCTGTTCCCGCTGTTGCTGCTGGCCGGCATCCTGCTCCCGGTCGACGACGGGCCCGGCTGGCTGCGGGCGCTGTCCAGCGCGAACCCGCTGACCTACGTCGTCGACGCGGAACGGGCCCTCTTCAACGGCGAGTTCCCGGCGTCGACCGTGCTGTCCGCCGTGGTCGCCTCGGTCGCCGTCGCGGTCCTCGGCCTGGCGGTCGGCACCCGGGCGATGCGCCGCTCGTCCTAGCCCTCACCCCATGGGGTCATCGGGGCCGGCCGCCGACGTGCGGCCGGCCCGATGTCGCGCGAGACCGGCTCAGCGCGGCGGGACCTGCCTGACCCGGCGCTCGCGCACGTCCGGCAGGTGCTGCGCCGCCGCGACGAAGTCACCGTCGTCGTGCAGGACAGTCAGACTGTGATGCGCGGCCGTGGCGCAGACCAGCAGGTCGACGATCGAGAGCGCCTGGTGCATGCCCTTGCGCAGCAGCCTGTACTGCGCGGACTCGATCCAGCGCCATGCGTCCTTGGGCACGGAGACGTCGGGATAGAGCGCGTCGAACATGGCCGACATCTGGTCGTATTCGTCGATGTCGCGCGCCGAGCGGCGGAACTCGGATCGCTGCGGCGGGCAGGAGCCGACCGCACCGGCACTGATGACTTCGCCCCAGGCTGCGCGCAACTCGTCAGAACGCAGGATGCGCCAGAGCGCGGAGGAGTCGATAAGGTACCTGATCAACTACCGGGTTCCCTGTCGGCCTGGCGACGACGCTCCCAGCCTTCGTAGTCCCAGGCCTGCGACAACGTCGCGAAGGTCTCGAGGGCTTCGATGCGCCGGTGGCGGGCCGCGTACTCGCGAAGTGCGGTGTTCACGGTCTCCTTCTTGGTCTTCGCGCCCGACAGCCGCATGGCCTCCGCCAGGACGTCGTCGTCGATATCGATCTGAGTCACGGACATGACGCACCCCCGATGTGGCCGATGTACAAAGACTCTACATCACAGCAACATTCAGCCGTGTCGGCGGCGCCTGGCGGCTTCGCTCAGGTCACGGACAAGTGCGGGGCGGGGAACACGCCGCCGGGGTCGCGGTCGCGCTTGATCGCCGCCAGCCGGGCCAGGGTCTGCGGCGGGAAGGCCTCGCCGGCCAGTGCGGCCGCCGCCGGGCCGCCGAGGAAGTTGAGGAACGGCAGGCCGGTGCTCCACGGCCGGAGCCGGTCCAGCAGCGCCGCCGCTGCCGCCGGGTCCATCGCGACGGTGGCCAGGCTGAACTCGGCGTCGTGGTGGTCGAGGGCGCGCGGGTGTTCCGGCGGCCGGGCCAGCGCCCCGCCGAGCCTCCGCACGTCGGCCACGATCACGCCGCCCGGCGCGGCCGGCCCGGCCACCTCGACCAGGGCGTCCACGGCCGCGGCGTCGAGCGAACGGAGCATGAGCGAGCGCTCGTCGTAGCCGATCGGCTCGGTCGGGTCGTTGTAGACGGCCGCGATGTCGGCCGACGACATCGGCGCGACGGTGTCGGCCACCAGCGGCCCGAGCTCGCGCAGCGGCCGCACCAGGGCCGCGCCCTCGTCCGGGGAGCCGGCGAACGCGATGCGGACGTGCGCCGTCAGCCGGCCGCGCAACGGCTCCGGCACGACCGGCAGGTCCGGGAGCCGCACGAAGGCCAGGGCGGTGTTCATCGCGTCCGGCAGGTCGGCGGACCAGTCGCGCCAGGCGTGCGCCACCGCCGCCGCACGGTCAGCCGCGAAGATCAGACCGCCGCCGTACAGCTCCGGCAGCGCGACCAGCTCGATCTCGGCCGCGGTGACGATGCCGAAGCCGCCCTTGCCGCCGCGCAGCGCCCAGAACAGGTCGGCATGGCTGTCCGGTGAGACGGTGACCAGGTCGCCGCCCGCGGTGACGACCTCCAGGCGACGGACCCGGTCGGCGGCCCAGCCGAACGTCCGCCCGAGCACCGGCAGACCACCGCCGAGCAGGTACGAGACCGCTCCGACCAGCGGCGACGATCCGTTGAGGGGCGCCAGCCCGGCGGCCGCGGCCGGCTCGATGACCTGGTGCCAGCGCACCCCGGCCTCGACCCGGACCAGGCGGGCGCCGGCGTCGAGCCGCACGCCGTCCAGTCGCCGCGTTCTCACCAGCACGCCGCCGTCCAGCGGGGCGCCGGCGCCGTGGCCGGTGGCCTGGGCGGTGACCTGCAGGCCCTGGCCGGCGGCGAACCGCACCGCCGAGGCGACGTCGGCGGCCGACGCCGCGACGACGACCAGGGCGGGCCGGTGGTCGACGGCGAGGTTGAAGCCGGACCGCTCGCGGTCGTAGCCGTCGTCGCCGGGCAGGAGGACGGGTCCGTCGATGCGGCGCGCGAGGTCGGCGACCGCCGGGAGATCTGTGGTGTCCATTCCTCGATCCCACCCGAGCCGTCGAGCCCGGACCAGGCCGAAGCCGCACGTACAGTTATCACCAACAGTGATCAATCGGGGAGGTCCGTGGAGCTGCGCCAGCTCGCGTACTTCGTCGCCGTCGCCGACGAGGGCGGGTTCGCGCGCGCCGCCGAGGCCCTGCACGTCGGCCAGCCCGCCGTCAGCCAGCAGCTGCGCCGGCTCGAGCGCGAGCTCGGCGTGGTGCTGTTCGACCGGACGACGCGGCGGGTCCGGCTCACCGCCGAGGGCGACCGGCTGCTGCCGGAGGCGCGGGCCGTCCTCGCCGCGGCGGAACGCACCCGCCGCCTGGCCGCCGAGCTCGCCGGCGCCGGTTCGCTGCGGCTCGGGACCAGCCCGGCGCCCGGCCGGCGGCTGCCGACGCTGCTCGCGGCCCTCGCCGAGCGGGCGCCGGAGCTGCGGGTCCGGCTGAGCACGGTGAAGCTGGCCGACCGGCTCGCGTCCGTGCGGTCCGGCGTGCTGGACGCCGCCCTCGTCCGCGACGTCACCGACGCACCGGACCTGGAGCTGCTCGCGCTCTGGACCGAGCCGGTCGTCGTGGCGCTGCCGGCCGGGCATCCGCTCACGGCCCACGAGACGGTGCGGCTGAGCCACCTGGGCGACCTGCCGGTCCGGCTGGCCGATCCACGCGCCAACCCGCCGTTCCATGCGCTGGTGACCGCCGCCTTCCGCGCCGCCGGCATCGACCCGCCGGCCGGCCCGCCGTTCACGTCGCTGCGCGAGACGCTCGCCGACCTCGCGCACGCCGCGCCGTCATGGACGCCGTTCTACGAGGTCGGGCCGCCACCGCCGATGCCCGGCGTCGCCTACCGCCGGCTCGGCTCGCTGGTCTCGACGACGTATCTCGCGGTCCGCGCCGACCCGCCGCCGGCCGCGATCAGGCAGCTGCTGGCCGCCGCCCGCGACATCGAAGGGCCGTCCGTCTGACGCGGCTGTCACACCGCGGGCCGGTGGCCGGTCTTCCGGAACGTCGGGCACCTCCGGCTCGACGCCATCGAAGGAGGACCGGATCATGACCATGCCGATCGCTCGAGCCGTCAGCCACGCCGGGAGGCGGCCGCCCAGGTGGGTGGTCCTCCTCGCCGCGGTCGCCCTCCTCCTGGTCAGCGTCACCTCGGCACAGAGTGTCGCCCAGGCCGGACGCCCGGGCCCGCCGAAGCCGACCATCGTGCTGGTGCACGGCGCCTGGGCCGACGCCTCGAGCTGGAACAACGTCACCGAACGGCTCCAGGACGACGGCTACACGGTCAGGGCGATCGCCAACCCGCTGCGCTCACTGGCCACCGACGCCGCGTCCGTGCGGGCGTTCCTGGACACGCTGACCGGGCCGATCGTCCTCGTCGGCCACTCCTACGGCGGCGCCGTGATCACCAACGCGGCCACCGGGAGTCCGAACGTCGAGGCGCTCGTCTACATCAACGCGTTCGCGCCGGACGAGGGGCAGAGCCCGCTCGAGCTGGCCGGGCCGGACTCCGCGCTGTCGGCCGACCCGTTGACCGTCTTCGACTTCGTGCCCGCCGGCCCGCCCGGCCCCACCACCGACCTGTACCTCAAGGAGACGGTCGTCTTCGACTCGTTCGCGACCGGACTGAGCCGAGACGACAAGGCGCTCGTGTGGGCCACGCAGCGGGCGGCCGCCTTCGGCGGGCTGGCCGAGACCTCCGGGCCGCCCGCCTGGGAGACGATCCCGTCCTGGACGCTGATCGGGCTCAAGGACGAGATCATCCCGCCGGACGTCCAGCGGGCGATGGCCGAGAACGCCGGCGCCACCATCAGCGAGTACAACGCCGGACACCTCGGCCTGATGTCGGACTCCCGCACCGTCACCCGGCTGATCGAGCGGGTCGCACGGGCGAGCGTCCACTAGGGCCAGCGTGTCTCCTAAAGATCGGCGGTGGGGCCGGGATTGTTGGTCTCATGTCGCGTGAGGCGTTGTTGACCGATGCGCAGTGGGCGCGGATCGAGCCGTTGATGCCGTCGTCGGAAGGGCAGCGCGGTCGTCCGTTCAGGGAGCACCGGCAGGTCCTGGAGGGGATCATCTACTGATTCCGGACCGGGGTCGCGTGGCGGGATCTGCCGGCGTCGTTCGGGCCGTGGCAGACGGTGTGGAAAACGTCACCGCCGGTTCAGCGGTGACGGCACCTACGACAAGATCCACACCCGGTTGCTGGCCGAGGCCGACGCGGCCGGTGAGCTCGACTGGATCGTCAGCATCGACTCCACGATCATCCGAGCGCACCAGCACGCTGGGTCCCTGGCCAGAGGCGCGGGGGGAACTGTGGAATCACACGAACCTGCGCCAGGAGCCCGTTGAGCACGCGCAACGTCGTCGAACGCGGCTTCAACCAGCTCAAGCAGTGGCGAGCACTGGCCAGCAGGTACGACAAACTCGCCATCACCTACCGAGGAGGCGTCGTGCTCGCTGCCATCACCATCTGGCTACGCCAATAAGGAGACACGCTAGTTGTATAGATCTGGAAAGAGCCCGAATCATCGCCTCGGCGTGACGATTGCGGCGGGCAACCTTTGCACGCCGCAACCCAGTGCGATTCAACGAATCATTGGTCGCCTGCACCTGCGTCATGCTCGGGGCGCGAGATCAATGGCAACCGTCCCCCTCTTCGAAGCTCGGAAATGACGCTCATCGTGGCCCGGTCGATCGTCGACAATGGCCCGGTCTGCCGTACGCAGAGGAATCGCGAGTGGGGAGCGCCTGGGAGCCGCCCTTCGCCCCCGAGCCGGCACCGGGTCCGCCGCGCGGGCGCTGCGCGCGCGAGACTGCCCACACAGATGTCGGGACTCGCGGGCCTCCCGGGCATCGTCATCGTCCGGCCGACCGGTACAACGTGACACCGGCTGATGTCGGCGTCGGCGCGTGTTCGACAAAATCTCTGACTATGACGCGACTCTGTCCCGATTTCGGCGAAACATCCACCGCACCTTCGGCGTAAAGATCACCGGCAGGCTGACCCTCTGACCAGGTCGCGGCCAGCGATTCCCCGAGGTTACGACCGCGACGGGCTGGCTCCAGATTCGGCATGGCACGGCGGGGATTTACGCGGTCGCTCGCTCACTGTGCCAGGAACGCGCTCACCATCGGCAGCACGAGGTCGGGTCGAATGACCTCGAGGTGCGTGGTGCCGGGGAGGATCGCCAATTGCGCGTTGGGCACAGACTGCTTCATGTCGACGGCGTGCTCCAGGCGGACGAAGTCGGTGTCGCCGATGATGATCAGGATGGGCATGGTCAGCCTGGCCAGCTGTTCGTTCGACCATCCCTCGAAGTCGTGCACCTCGGACTGTGCCTTCGGCACGAACTCGTAGAATCCGTCCGGGTTCGGGGCCACCTCGGTGTACGCGCGGATCATCGCGGCGCCCTGCTCCTCGGTCGGCATCCGCGGTGAATCCAGCTGCACGTCGGTGATCTCCGAGTAGTAGGCAACGGATCTGGTCCGCCCGAAGTGGGAGGCGGCCAGTACCAGCCGGCGGACGCGCTCCGGTGCTCGGACGGCGACCTCGGTCGCGGTCAGCCCGCCCAGGCTGAAGCCGAAGAAGTCGGCCTGGTCGATGTTCAACTGATCGAGCAGCGTTATGACGTCCTCGGCGCACTGCCGGATGGTGAAGGGGCGGTCGCTGTCGGCGGTGTGCCCGTGTCCTTGCAGTTCGACGCCGATCACCTTGCGCTCGGCGCTCAGCGACCCCAGCACCGCGCCGAAGCTCAGGTGGAAGGTGTACGCGCCGCCGTGGAGCATGATGAGCGGCGGGCCGGGATGCTCGGCGCCATGGATCTCGTAGTAGAGATCAATGCCGTTCACGGCGGCATAGGCTCCTTGGGTCATCTGGCGGATCCTCTCGGTCAACGTCTCGGGGCGTAGGCCAGCACGACGGTGCCATTGCCGACCTCGGTCACACCGATCAGGTCAACCGCCGTCGTGGCGAGGCCTGACAGCAGCGACTCACCGGACCCCGCGATGAACGGCGACACGCTGAGGTGCAGCTCATCGATCAGTCCGGCCTCGAACAACCCCCGGCTGAACAGGCCGTTGCCGTATTTGATCAGAGTTCCGTCGCCCGACTCCTTCAGACTGGCGACCGCCTCGACCGCGTCGCCGCCCTCCAGGATCTCGGCGTTCCACGTGGTTTCGGTCAGCGTGCGGGAGGCGACGTACTTCGGCAGCGAGTTGATCGTGTCGGCGACGTCGCCGGTCATGGTCGGCCACGTCTGTGCGAAGCCCTCGTAGGTCACGCGGCCGAGCAGGATGCCGACCGCCGAGGACAGCAGCCCCAGCTGGTACTCGAAGTGCTGGTCACCCGGAACGACCTGCTGCTGGCCGGTCCACCACGCCTCGCCCGCCTGTCTCCCGTCGATCGACACATGGTCGTATTCGATCAGTTTCCGCATGCCGGGATTCAACCATCCGGCCGATCCGCCGGTCTTGTACTGAAGCGAAACGCCTCACAACGCGAGGAACGAGATGCGGGACCTCAGCTCGCTCGGAGTCTGACCGGTGGCCCATCGCATCGCCCGCGCAAGGTGGGGGTGGTCGTAGTATCCGCCGCCGATCACCGCATCGGCGATCGATCCACCTGCCGCGAGCAACGCGGCCGCCTTCCGCGCCTGCTCGATGCTGCTGACCTTGCGATGAGACAGTCCGACGGCTCGGCGGAATCGGAGTTGCGCGATCCGGACCGACATGCCGCGCGGGCGTTCGCCGTGCTGGATGTCGTCGACGAGCGGATCGAGGAGCAACAGTCCGGCGCGCGCCAGCCGGCTGACGAAGACATCCACGTTCTGCGCTGTCGGCATCTCCCACTCCCGGTTGTCCAGCACGATCCGGTCGCCCGGCAGGATCGGCAGCAGCGCGTCCTGCCGATCGACCAGAGCCGAAGGCGGGAACTGGGGCAGATACACGCCGAGCCGGAACTCCACGCCGAAGAACTCCCAGCCCTCCTCGCACATCACCACGGCGCTCGACTGCTCCGGTCCGCGCAGATGCACGGACGTCACTCCCTCCGGGCTCCGGGCGAACGCGAGCATCGACGAGGTCTTGACCGCAGAGGCGAACCCGGTCGTGGCCTCACACGTCGACCACCACACCCGTTGCACCAGGGGCTGGTCGACGGCGGTCTCATCGAACACCAGGTCCACTCCGCCGATTCTAGAACGATCCGTGATCGGCCGAACCAATCGTTACCAAGAGCCGACGCCCACGCCGCGGCGGCTGGCACCTGAACGATCGTGGGAACTCCTGTCGTGCGATCTTCGGTGCCCAGCGAACCTCGGACGATGACCGTCAGAGTGAGCTAGGGATTCAACCCGGCTTGACGAACATAGAAGGATCCCTAGTGGGTGGGTCCCGCCCGGCGGCCCGGCCTCACGCCGGGCGGGGGCTCCTCCGCGGTGCGCTGGAACACCAGGCAGTAGTCGCCGGTGAGCCACTCGGGCTGCTCGTCCCAGCACAGGAACGTCTCCTGCCGGAATGTCAGGTGCCGGCCGACGATGCGGCCGACGTCCCAGGCGAGGGTGGTGGCGACGCCGTCGTCGACCATGTTGCCGACGTTGAGGACGAGGTGGCCCCACGGCCGCAGCAGCCCGGCGACCTGGCCGAAGATGCGGTCCAGCTCGCCGAGGTAGGACCCATAGTCGCCATCGAGGGTCTCGTAGGCGTTGAGCGGGTTCTCCGGGTGGTTCTCCAGCGTCATGTACGGCGGCGACGTCAGGCACAGGTCGACCGGCCGATCGACCAGCGCCCCGACCTTGCGGGCGTCGCCGGTGATGACCTCGCCGGCGCCGCCGAGCCGGCGGCGGACCATCTCCGCGCGCTCCGCCAGCAGCTCGATGCCCAGGCCGGACCGGCCCATCCGCTCCGCGACGACCAGCGTGGTGCCGAACCCGGCGAACGGGTCGAGCACCAGCTGACCGGGGAGGGAGTACTCGGCGATGACCGTCTCGGCCAGGTTCTCGGTGAAGTGGACGTTCTCGTCGGCCTCCACGTAGCGCTCGTTGACGAGGTCGTCCATCCACTGCTGCAGCCAGGGCCTCATGCGGACCATCTTGCTGGACCGGCCGCCAACGCGCTGCCGGGACC is from Jiangella alkaliphila and encodes:
- a CDS encoding dihydrofolate reductase family protein, with the protein product MRKLIEYDHVSIDGRQAGEAWWTGQQQVVPGDQHFEYQLGLLSSAVGILLGRVTYEGFAQTWPTMTGDVADTINSLPKYVASRTLTETTWNAEILEGGDAVEAVASLKESGDGTLIKYGNGLFSRGLFEAGLIDELHLSVSPFIAGSGESLLSGLATTAVDLIGVTEVGNGTVVLAYAPRR
- a CDS encoding helix-turn-helix domain-containing protein, which encodes MDLVFDETAVDQPLVQRVWWSTCEATTGFASAVKTSSMLAFARSPEGVTSVHLRGPEQSSAVVMCEEGWEFFGVEFRLGVYLPQFPPSALVDRQDALLPILPGDRIVLDNREWEMPTAQNVDVFVSRLARAGLLLLDPLVDDIQHGERPRGMSVRIAQLRFRRAVGLSHRKVSSIEQARKAAALLAAGGSIADAVIGGGYYDHPHLARAMRWATGQTPSELRSRISFLAL
- a CDS encoding DNA methyltransferase — encoded protein: MRPWLQQWMDDLVNERYVEADENVHFTENLAETVIAEYSLPGQLVLDPFAGFGTTLVVAERMGRSGLGIELLAERAEMVRRRLGGAGEVITGDARKVGALVDRPVDLCLTSPPYMTLENHPENPLNAYETLDGDYGSYLGELDRIFGQVAGLLRPWGHLVLNVGNMVDDGVATTLAWDVGRIVGRHLTFRQETFLCWDEQPEWLTGDYCLVFQRTAEEPPPGVRPGRRAGPTH